From Mycobacterium lacus, one genomic window encodes:
- a CDS encoding spermine/spermidine synthase domain-containing protein codes for MPETPYLTIDLARVRRNFQRLQAALPDARIRYAVKANPAEPILRLLAAEGAAFDIASIGEIDVCEAAGIDGHLMTFGNTIQKPSWVAQARSRGVRRFTFDTEQGMTTIAEHAVGASVECRVAPAFPSSVTPFGHKFGCRPDEAAGLLNRARRLGLRPEGLCFHVGSQQLDPTAWELGIRCAASIFDALGDLVTVNAGGGFPIEYAAAAPELEAVAEVIRSALTRYFGANPPQLVLEPGRALVATAGTVSSEVVSVRIGTDGRRWVYLDIGRYSGLAETENECIRYRLRTNRDGDPVDDAVVAGPTCDGDDVLYQRYPLAVTLRPGDRVEIDDAGAYTVSYASTFNGFPLLPTYFEGADARKSAEITESLSRGLTRNWRLSEVLCDVRTGFQHVVIGRTEQGIALFSDSERQSTEFSQLVYHEALLVPALLLAENIDRVLVIGSGEGVVSQLAASAGATHIDHVDIDREAVRLCAEHLPYGYTFDELLRAERGLGPITVHYGDGWEFVDRCTASYDIVVVDLPDERTGPAQHNRLYDADFLERCRNIGQVVVGQAGCPALWRNESLRRSWRRFHETFDTVVYFGSDEHEWAFLSGLSGAVCEAPVAMMSARLPTLSYRPRTIDADSLIASTVPPKSLRDSS; via the coding sequence GTGCCCGAGACACCGTATCTGACGATCGATCTCGCTCGGGTGCGTCGCAACTTCCAGAGGCTGCAGGCCGCCTTGCCCGACGCGCGGATCCGCTACGCCGTCAAAGCGAATCCCGCCGAACCGATCCTGCGCCTGCTCGCCGCCGAGGGGGCCGCGTTCGATATCGCCTCGATCGGCGAGATCGACGTGTGCGAAGCCGCCGGCATCGACGGCCACCTCATGACGTTCGGAAATACCATCCAGAAGCCGTCGTGGGTGGCGCAGGCGCGTTCGCGCGGAGTGCGGCGGTTCACATTCGACACCGAGCAGGGTATGACGACGATCGCGGAGCACGCTGTGGGCGCAAGCGTGGAATGTCGTGTAGCGCCGGCGTTTCCGTCGTCGGTGACGCCGTTCGGCCACAAGTTCGGCTGCCGTCCGGACGAGGCCGCCGGGCTGCTGAATCGCGCCCGACGGCTCGGATTGCGTCCGGAGGGGCTGTGCTTTCATGTCGGCTCACAACAGCTCGACCCGACCGCGTGGGAGCTCGGAATCCGTTGTGCTGCATCGATCTTCGACGCGCTGGGCGACCTCGTCACCGTCAACGCCGGAGGCGGCTTTCCGATCGAGTATGCCGCCGCAGCGCCGGAACTCGAGGCTGTCGCCGAGGTCATCCGTTCCGCGCTGACACGCTATTTCGGCGCGAATCCGCCGCAACTGGTGCTGGAACCCGGGCGGGCGCTCGTGGCCACCGCGGGCACAGTCAGCTCCGAGGTGGTATCGGTGCGGATCGGTACCGATGGCCGCCGCTGGGTATACCTCGACATCGGTCGCTACAGCGGTCTGGCCGAAACGGAGAACGAGTGCATCCGCTACCGGTTGCGGACCAACCGCGACGGCGACCCGGTTGATGACGCCGTCGTGGCGGGGCCGACGTGCGACGGAGACGATGTGCTCTACCAACGGTATCCGCTTGCGGTGACGCTGCGTCCCGGCGATCGCGTCGAGATCGACGACGCCGGCGCGTATACCGTGAGCTACGCGTCGACGTTCAATGGATTCCCGCTTTTGCCAACGTATTTCGAAGGGGCAGATGCGAGGAAAAGCGCGGAGATCACGGAGTCGCTGTCGCGCGGACTCACTCGAAATTGGCGCCTCTCCGAGGTCCTCTGCGACGTGCGTACCGGATTCCAGCATGTGGTGATCGGACGAACGGAACAGGGCATCGCGTTGTTCAGCGACTCCGAACGCCAGAGCACCGAGTTCAGCCAGCTCGTCTATCATGAGGCGCTGTTGGTGCCGGCGCTGTTGCTGGCGGAAAACATCGATCGTGTGCTCGTCATCGGCTCCGGCGAGGGGGTGGTGAGCCAGCTGGCGGCATCCGCCGGGGCAACCCACATCGATCACGTCGACATCGATCGCGAAGCGGTGCGGCTGTGCGCCGAGCATCTGCCCTACGGCTACACTTTCGACGAATTACTCAGGGCGGAACGAGGACTCGGCCCGATCACCGTGCACTACGGCGACGGCTGGGAGTTCGTGGACCGCTGCACCGCGTCATACGACATCGTCGTGGTCGACCTTCCCGACGAGCGAACCGGGCCCGCACAGCACAACCGGCTCTACGACGCCGACTTTCTCGAAAGGTGTCGCAACATCGGTCAGGTCGTCGTCGGCCAGGCCGGCTGCCCGGCACTGTGGCGCAACGAATCGCTGCGCCGATCTTGGCGGCGCTTTCACGAAACCTTCGACACCGTCGTCTATTTCGGCAGCGACGAGCACGAATGGGCGTTTCTGTCGGGCCTGTCGGGTGCCGTTTGTGAAGCCCCGGTCGCGATGATGTCGGCTCGACTACCGACACTGTCCTACAGACCGCGCACCATCGACGCCGACTCGTTGATCGCGTCCACGGTCCCGCCCAAGTCGCTGCGGGATAGCTCGTGA
- the glf gene encoding UDP-galactopyranose mutase, protein MTARFDLFVVGSGFFGLTIAERVATQLDKRVLVVERRPHIGGNAYSEPEPQTGIEVHKYGAHLFHTSNKKVWDYVRQFTDFTGYQHRVFAMHNGQAYQFPMGLGLVSQFFGRYFTPDEARQLIAEQAAEIKTADAQNLEEKAISLIGRPLYEAFVKGYTAKQWQTDPKELPAANITRLPVRYTFDNRYFSDTYEGLPVDGYTAWLQNMAADDRIEVRLGTDWFDVRDELRNDSPQAPVVYTGPLDRYFDYAEGRLGWRTLDFEVEVLGDCGDFQGTPVMNYNDLDVPYTRIHEFRHFHPERDYPTDKTVIMREYSRFAEDEDEPYYPINTEADRALLTAYRARAKSETASAKVLFGGRLGTYQYLDMHMAIASALNMYENVLAPHLRDGVPLGDEEASA, encoded by the coding sequence ATGACCGCTCGTTTCGACCTCTTCGTCGTCGGCTCCGGATTCTTCGGCCTGACGATTGCCGAGCGCGTGGCTACCCAACTCGACAAGCGTGTCCTTGTCGTCGAGAGGCGCCCGCACATCGGCGGCAACGCCTACTCCGAACCCGAGCCGCAAACCGGCATCGAAGTCCACAAGTACGGCGCGCACCTGTTTCACACCTCCAACAAGAAGGTGTGGGATTACGTGCGGCAGTTCACCGACTTCACCGGTTACCAGCACCGGGTGTTCGCGATGCACAACGGGCAGGCCTACCAATTCCCGATGGGGCTGGGGCTGGTCTCGCAGTTCTTCGGCAGGTACTTCACTCCCGACGAAGCGCGCCAACTCATCGCCGAACAGGCCGCCGAGATCAAGACCGCCGACGCGCAGAACTTGGAGGAGAAGGCGATCTCGCTGATCGGCCGGCCGCTCTACGAGGCTTTCGTCAAGGGCTACACCGCCAAGCAGTGGCAGACCGACCCCAAGGAACTTCCCGCGGCCAATATCACCCGGCTGCCGGTGCGCTACACCTTCGACAACCGGTACTTCAGCGACACCTACGAGGGGCTGCCGGTCGACGGCTACACCGCGTGGCTACAGAACATGGCCGCCGACGACCGCATCGAGGTCAGGCTCGGCACCGACTGGTTCGACGTCCGCGACGAACTGCGCAATGACAGTCCGCAAGCCCCGGTGGTCTACACCGGCCCGTTGGACCGCTACTTCGACTATGCCGAGGGCCGGCTGGGCTGGCGCACTCTCGACTTCGAAGTAGAGGTGCTCGGGGACTGCGGTGATTTTCAAGGCACCCCGGTGATGAACTACAACGATCTCGACGTCCCGTACACGCGCATCCACGAGTTCCGCCACTTCCACCCCGAGCGCGATTACCCGACCGACAAGACGGTGATCATGCGGGAATACTCCCGGTTCGCCGAAGACGAGGACGAGCCCTACTATCCGATCAACACCGAGGCCGACCGCGCCCTGTTGACCGCCTATCGGGCCAGGGCGAAATCCGAGACCGCGTCAGCGAAGGTACTTTTCGGCGGACGCTTGGGCACCTACCAATATCTGGATATGCATATGGCCATCGCCAGCGCTTTGAACATGTACGAAAACGTCCTGGCGCCGCACCTGCGTGACGGTGTCCCGCTCGGTGACGAGGAAGCCTCGGCATGA
- a CDS encoding LGFP repeat-containing protein, translating to MPSRSRAPTTLLTAIAATVVIVLWLSNRPPASAPEAPPPHDTQLAERPLIGLGGGVTLRELTQDTPFSLVAMTGDLAGTSARVRAKRPDGSWGPWYETEYETAAPGAPRAGPPGAAGSIDGPRSTDPVFVGTTTTVQIAVTRPITAPVTQAPGESPPSGLGYRPATREQPFGQNISAILISPPQAPAGTQWTPPSGVTMPGQPPSIISRAEWGADESLRCGKPQYDNAVRAAVIHHTAGSNDYSPLESAGIVKAIYTYHSKTLGWCDIAYNALVDKYGQVFEGAAGGLTKAVEGFHTGGFNRDTWGVAMIGNFDDVPPTPIQIRTVGRLLGWRLGMDSVDPKGTVGLESAGSHYTTIAAGVTATLPTIFTHRDVGNTDCPGNAAYALMDEIRDIASHFNDPPEELIKALEGGAIYERWQAIGGMNSVLGAPTSPESDAEGGARYATFAKGAMYWSPATGAEPVTGAIYDAWASLSYERGPLGLPTSAEIQEPLRITQNFAHGTLNFERLTGAVTEVVDGISVPLSAQAPSGPNVPPEHFSLPTHPPN from the coding sequence GTGCCGTCCCGTAGCCGCGCGCCGACGACGTTGCTCACCGCTATCGCCGCCACCGTCGTCATCGTCTTGTGGCTGTCGAACCGGCCGCCCGCGAGCGCCCCTGAGGCACCGCCGCCGCACGACACCCAACTCGCCGAGCGGCCGCTGATCGGGCTTGGCGGCGGAGTCACCCTGCGTGAACTCACCCAAGACACGCCGTTCTCGTTGGTGGCGATGACTGGTGACCTGGCCGGCACGTCCGCCCGCGTTCGAGCCAAGCGTCCGGACGGTTCGTGGGGGCCCTGGTACGAGACCGAATACGAAACCGCGGCGCCGGGCGCCCCCCGGGCGGGGCCGCCCGGCGCCGCTGGGTCTATTGACGGTCCCCGCAGCACCGATCCGGTATTCGTCGGCACCACCACGACCGTCCAGATCGCGGTCACCCGCCCGATCACTGCGCCGGTGACCCAGGCTCCGGGCGAATCGCCGCCGAGCGGATTGGGATACCGTCCAGCGACCAGGGAACAGCCGTTCGGGCAGAACATTTCCGCGATCCTCATCTCGCCGCCGCAGGCGCCGGCGGGAACACAGTGGACTCCGCCCTCCGGGGTCACCATGCCCGGTCAGCCCCCGAGCATCATCAGCCGTGCGGAATGGGGCGCCGACGAGTCGCTGCGATGCGGAAAGCCGCAGTACGACAACGCAGTTCGCGCTGCCGTGATCCATCACACCGCGGGCAGCAACGACTACTCGCCGCTGGAATCCGCCGGGATCGTCAAGGCCATCTACACCTACCACAGCAAGACCCTGGGCTGGTGCGACATCGCATATAACGCGCTAGTGGACAAGTACGGCCAGGTGTTCGAGGGCGCGGCGGGCGGGCTTACCAAAGCGGTCGAAGGGTTCCACACCGGGGGATTCAACCGTGACACCTGGGGCGTGGCCATGATCGGCAACTTCGACGACGTGCCGCCCACTCCGATCCAGATTCGTACCGTCGGCCGGCTGCTCGGATGGCGGCTGGGCATGGACAGCGTGGATCCCAAGGGCACGGTGGGACTGGAGTCAGCGGGCAGCCACTACACCACCATTGCGGCCGGCGTCACGGCGACATTGCCCACCATCTTCACCCACCGCGACGTCGGAAACACCGACTGCCCGGGCAACGCCGCCTACGCGCTGATGGACGAGATTCGAGACATCGCCTCGCATTTCAACGATCCACCCGAGGAGCTGATCAAGGCGCTCGAGGGTGGCGCGATCTATGAGCGCTGGCAGGCGATCGGCGGGATGAACAGCGTGCTCGGCGCGCCCACGTCGCCGGAGTCGGACGCGGAGGGCGGGGCCCGGTACGCGACGTTCGCCAAGGGCGCGATGTACTGGTCGCCCGCCACCGGCGCCGAGCCGGTCACCGGCGCGATCTACGATGCCTGGGCGTCGCTGAGCTACGAACGCGGTCCGCTAGGGCTGCCGACGAGCGCCGAGATCCAGGAGCCGCTGCGGATCACGCAGAACTTCGCGCATGGAACCCTGAACTTCGAGCGGCTCACCGGCGCCGTCACCGAGGTCGTCGACGGGATCTCGGTGCCGTTGTCGGCGCAAGCCCCTAGCGGCCCGAATGTTCCACCCGAACACTTCTCGCTCCCGACGCACCCGCCCAACTAA